The genomic segment GTCCTGCCCCCGTTCGGCATCTCGATCGCCTCCCGGCTGATCGAGCTCTGGTACGGCAAGCCGCTGCCACGTCCCGGTGCGAACGGCTGAGACGGCCGACGTCACTCGCGCAGGGCTCCGCGCCCGGCCCCGGACAGCCCGCGCCGCCTCCGGCCAGTCCGTGCTCGTCCCCGGTCGAACAGCGCCCGACCCTGCCGATCCGCGCTTGTTCCTGGTGAATTCGCGCCCGGCTCCGCCGATCCGCGCCCGACTCCGCCGATCCGCGCCCGACTCCGCTGAGTCGCGCTCGTCCCTGGGTGAATCCGCGCCAGGCTCCGGACATGAGGAGGGGCCCCGGAAACGTCCGGGGCCCCTCCTCGTCACGTCGTCGCACCGGTCCGGCCCGTACGGTCGACCCCGGCGGTCGATTCCCGCGCTCGATCCCGTATCGCGGTCCGACCTCGGTCCGACCGCGATCCGCACTCGGTCCGTACGAGGTCGGCCGTTCCGAGTGCTCGAACTCAGGCGCCGAGGGCCTGCTTCACCTGGGCCAGGCTCGGGTTGGTCATGACGACCTCAGGGCCGCCGCCGGAGGGCACGATCCGGAGCGTCGGAACGGTCTGGTTGCCCCCGTTGGCCTTCTCGACGAAGGCGGCGGACGCCGGGTCGTGCTCGATGTTGATCTCGGTGTAGGGGATGCCCTCGCGGTCCATCTGCCCCTTGAGCCGACGGCAGTAGCCGCACCACGTGGTGCTGTACATCGTCACAGTGCCCGGCATGTCTCTCGTCCTCTGTCTCGTCCGTCTCGCTGCACAAGCCGAAGCCGTGCAAACCGAAGAAGTGCTTCAGCGGGTGTCGCCTACGCGTTCCCGCACCCAGACGAACGTACGGGACCTGGCAGCCATTCCCGTCCCGCTCCGGCCGACCGGCATCGATACGGGTATCGACATGGGTATCGACGTGGGTATCGATACGACAGTCATACCGTCCCTGTGGACGGACCCGTCGGCGGTCCCTTCCGACCTGGCAGCATGAAGGGGTGACAGCAGCAACGCATTCCACCCTCGTCCCGCAGGTCCCCGACTCCGCCGACGCCGTCCTCGACGGGCTCGATCCCGAGCAGCGCGCGGTCGCCACGGCCCTGCACGGTCCGGTGTGCGTGCTCGCGGGAGCCGGCACGGGCAAGACGCGGGCGATCACGCACCGCATCGCCTACGGGGTGCGGGCCGGGATTCTCCAGCCGACGAGCGTGCTCGCCGTCACGTTCACCAACCGGGCGGCGGGCGAGATGCGCGGACGGTTGCGCCAGCTCGGTGCGGGCGGGGTGCAGGCGCGGACCTTCCACTCCGCCGCTCTGCGCCAGCTCCAGTACTTCTGGCCGAAAGCGGTCGGTGGAGAGCTGCCCCGGCTGCTGGAGCGCAAGGTCCAGCTGGTCGCGGAGGCCGCGGCGCGCTGCCGTGTCCGGCTCGACCGCAACGAGCTCAGGGACGTCACGAGCGAGATCGAATGGGCCAAGGTCACCCAGACCGTCCCCGCCGATTACCCGGCCGTCGTCGCCAAGACCCGCAGGGACGCCCCGCGCGACCCCGCCGAGACCTCCCAGATCTACGCGACGTACGAACAGCTGAAGCGCGACCGGTCGGTGATCGACTTCGAGGACGTACTGCTCCTCACCGTCGCCATCCTCCAGGACCGGCACGACATCGCCGAACACGTCCGCAGCCAGTACCAGCACTTCGTGGTCGACGAGTACCAGGACGTGAGCCCGCTCCAGCAGCGGCTGCTCGACCTCTGGCTGGGCGAGCGGGACAGCCTGTGCGTCGTCGGTGACGCGAGCCAGACGATCTACTCGTTCACCGGAGCCACCCCGGATCACCTGCTGAACTTCCGCACCCGTCACCCGGACGCGACCATGGTCAAGCTCGTCCGGGACTACCGCTCCACGCCCCAGGTGGTCCACCTGGCCAACGGGCTGCTCAGTCAGGCCAGGGGGCGCGCGGCCGAACACCGGCTGGAACTCGTCTCCCAGCGCGACCGGGGCCCCGAGCCCGGCTACCTCGAATACCCGGACGAGCCCGCCGAGGCAGAGGGCACCGCCCGCCGCATCCGCGACCTGATCGCCGCGGGTGTCCCGGCCGGTGAGATCGCCGTGCTCTACCGGGTGAACTCCCAGTCGGAGGTGTACGAGCAGGCGCTGGCCGACGCGGGTGTGCCCTACCAGCTACGGGGCGCCGAGCGCTTCTTCGAGCGCGCGGAGGTACGCGAGGCGGGCGTCGCCCTGCGCGGAGCGGCCCGCGCCGGGGGCAACGACTCCTTGCTCGACGACGCCCAGGGACTGCCCTCCCAGGTGCGCGCGGTGCTGTCCACCAAGGGATGGACCACCGAGCCGCCCACCGGCTCCGGGGCCGTGCGGGACCGGTGGGAGTCGCTGGCCGCACTGGTGCGCCTCGCCGAGGACTTCGAACAGGCCAAGCCCGGCGCGACTTTGTCCGACCTGGTGGCGGAGCTGGACGAGCGCGCCGCCGCCCAGCACGCCCCCACCGTCCAGGGCGTCACGCTGGCCTCCCTGCATTCGGCGAAGGGCCTGGAGTGGGACGCCGTGTTCCTGGTCGGCCTGACCGAGGGCATGATGCCGATCGCGTACGCCAAGACCGACGAGCAGATCGAGGAGGAGCGCCGTCTGCTCTACGTCGGTGTCACCCGTGCCCGCTTCCACCTCTCGCTCTCCTGGTCCCTTTCCCGCTCACCGGGCGGGCGTGGCGGCAGGCGTCCGACGCGTTTTCTCAGCGGACTGCGCCCGGGATCGGCCGCCGTGGGCGCGCGGGGCACCGGTGGAGCCTTCAACGCCGGAGCAGGCGGTGTGGGTGGCGGTGGCCCGGAGCGCACAGCGGCGGGGATCAGGCGCAAGCGCCGCGGCCCCGTCCGTTGCCGGGTCTGCGGGCAGACCCTCACGGATGCCGGCGAGATGAAGCTGATGCGGTGCGAGGACTGTCCGTCCGACATGGACGAGGCGCTGCACGAGAGGCTGCGCGAGTGGCGTGCGGGCCAGGCGAAGCTGCTGGGACAGCCCGCCTATTGCGTGTTCACCGACAAAACGTTGATGGCCATCGCCGAAGCGGTCCCGGGCAGCGAGGGGGAGCTGGCAGGGATCGCCGGGGTCGGCAGCCGCAAGCTGACCCGGTTCGGCGCCGATGTGCTGACCATTTGCGCAGGTGAGGAGGTTGGTGGCGATGCCGACGGCGTGTGAGGAAAACTCGTCGGAAAAATAGTTTGCGCCCGCCCCAGTCATCACCATAGGTTCTTAACCACGGCAACAGCGGCTTCTCCGAAGTCCTGTTCCGTGCTGTACTTATCCGAATACGCAGGACCGGCTCCGGCCGGTCCCCTGAGACGCCGAGAGGAGGCGATTCCTGTGATCAGCATCATCAAGACCGACAAAATGACCGATCTCTCGGTCGTCTCCGCCTGCTCGCTCGGCCTCCTGCGTTCCTCGGAATCCGCTCTTCGTGGCACCGGTGTGTCCGGCCTCTCCGTCGGCAGCCCGCTGTCCCTGGCGAGCTTCCCCGAGCGGAAGCGCAATGAGCGACCGACCGAGGCACCGGCAGCAGCAGTAGTGAAGGGACAGGCCCAGGCGGCCTATGCCTTTGCGGCCGTCGGTGCCGGAGCCACGAAGCAGACGACACAGCACCACACGATGTGGGCCTTCCGTGGGCCTGAACCCTGGAGTGATCCAGCCTGATCGAGAATCAGGCCGGCGCCTTCAGGGCCGCGGAACCCCACCCGGGATTCGCGGCCCTTTTGTTTTGTCCGAACGGATGAGACGAAGCGAAGGAGCCTCGGGACCAGCAGCACCGGGTACCAGCCGCCACCCGGCGACAAGCCGGGACGACCAGACGAGGACATCACCACCGTGCAACTCGAAGCGCACGCCCCGTCCGTACCGCCTTCCGAAACGATCACCCCGCCCGGCCCCACGGAGGACTCCACCTTGCTCCCCCTCACCGCGCTCACCGCGCTCGACGACGCCATCGAGAACCTCGGCGTTCCCGTTCCCTGCCGCTCCTACGACCCGGAGGTCTTCTTCGCGGAGTCGCCGGCGGACGTCGAGTACGCCAAGTCGCTCTGCCGTACCTGTCCGCTCATGGAGGCATGTCTCGCGGGCGCCAAGGAGCGGCGCGAGCCGTGGGGCGTCTGGGGTGGCGAACTGTTCATCCAGGGCGTCGTCGTCGCCCGGAAGCGGCCTCGTGGCCGTCCGCGCAAGAACCCGGTCGCGGCGTGACCTCCGGCCTGGGAGCCTCGGCCCCCCAGCTCCTGAGACGTATCGGAACCATCGACCGTCCCCTCACCCACGATCCCCGAAAGCAGACACCGATGACCCTCCCCACCAGCGAGCCTGCCGGCTCCGCGACCCAGGACGTCACCATCATCGGCGCGAACGATTCGCGCCAGAACAGGACCCGTGAGATGCAACTCATCCCAGAAGCCATGGCGCGTGCGCATATGCACGATCGCCTCAGGCAAGCGGACGCGGAACGCCAGGCCGTGCGCCTGGTCGCCGCTCGCCGCATGCAGCGTCGCGCCGAACGCGCCTCTCTGCGTGCCCGCCGTGCACTGGCCATGGCGGTCATGCACTGAGAAGACGGTGCGCCGCCGGGCAACCGCTCTGCCCGGTCGGCATGCCATGTCTCATCCGCGGGGCCGGTCCACTCGGACCGGCCCCGCGGTGCGTTCCGCCCGCGGCGGCGCCACCGCGGGGTTACGGTCACCGGATGGACGAGGAGACTGATCAGCCGGACCGGCCGGACACCGACGGTGTGGTCTGCGCCCGGTGTGGTGCGGCCCCCGACGCCGGGACCCCGCCGGCGACGTGGGTCTGCTCCATGGAGAACGGTGATCGCCGGTACCTCTGCGACGCCTGCGGCCGGGCCCACCTCAGAGCCATCGAGGGCCGACTGGACCCGGCCTGGTGGTGACGAACCACACCACTCACCGACCGAGCATGTCCCCGGGACGTCCCTTGCCCACCCGTATGGCCGCTGCCGGACCAACGGCCGACCAGGGTCCGACGCCCTGCGCTTCGGCAGCCGTGCCGGTACGCGTCCGCCTGGTCACTGTGTCACCGTCGCCTTCCCCTCGGAGGCCGTCCCCTCGGCCGGTCCTCGCTGGGGTCCCGAGCCGGCTTCCGCCTCCGACCCGGGTTTTCGCACTGTCTCCGAGCCCGTCTCCGAGCCCGAGCTTGTCTCCAGGGCCGATTCCGGCTTCGATTCCGTCTCCGAGCCAGACTGCGCCTTCGGCTCCGGCTCTGCCTCCGTCCCAGCCATGTGCGACCCGGCCTCCCCGCCCCGCTCGCGCGGCTCGTGTCCCTCGCCTTCCCCAGTGCCTTCGTCCGGAAGGCCCGGAAGGCCCGGAAGGCCCGGAAGGAATCCGGGAAGCCATGCCTCCAGTTCGTCGCGCAGCCGTACCGTCGCGCCCAACTGGCAGAGCACCCCGATCGTGCTGAGCGTCACCCGGTGTATCAGCAGGTAGGAGGGCGGCAGATTCAGCTGTTTGCCCAGCTGATGGGCCGGTGACCGGGGGTCCGCTATCCGGGCCGCCTGACTGCGCAGCCAGCTCCGGCTGAACGTGAACTCCTCCGCCTGTGCCGGTTCGATGATCGGCAGGAGGTAGTCCAGCACCGCCTCCGGGTCCAGGTCGATCGATTCCTTGACGAAGCCTTCCGCGCGCAGTCTCCCGTACACCGCCCCGGCGTCCCGCTCCAGCGTCAGCCGCAGCGAGTCACCGATCGGCTGAGGCAGCCCGCCCGGCAACCGGTCCACGGTCCCGAAGTCGAGCACCCCCAGCCGCCACCGCGTGCCGTCGTCGTCCGCCGCACTCGCGGAGTCCGCCGTGTCGTCCTCGGTGCCGGTCGCCGGCAGCAGCCGGAAGTTGCCCGGGTGCGGGTCCGCGTGGAGCAGGCCGGTGCGGGCGGGGCCGGAGAACAGGAAACGTGCCAGGAGCTGGCCCGCCCGGTCCCGCTGCGGCTGAGTGCCGTCCGTGATGACGTCGGCCAGCGGAATTCCGTCCATCCACTCCGTCACCAGCACCTGGTCGCAGTGATGGACCACGGCCGGGATCACCACGTCCGGATCGTCCGCGAACTCCTCCCTGTGCTCGCTCTGCGCCTGCGCCTCCAGGGCGTAGTCCAGCTCCTCCGACACCCGGTCCCGCAACTCCGTGATCAGGGGCTTGACGTCCATCCCCGGCATCAGCGGACCGAGCACCCTCGCGAACCTGCTCAGCTGGGCCAGGTCCGAGAGCAGCGCGTCACCGGCCCCCGGATACTGCACCTTCACCGCGACGTCCCGGCCGTCGTGCCAGACCGCCCGGTGCACCTGCCCGATGGAGGCGGCGGCGGCCGGCTTGTCCTGGAATTCGAGGAACAGCTCTCGCCACTGATCGCCCAGCCGCTCCGCCAGGACCGCGTGCACGGTGCGGGTCGGCATCGGAGGCGCCGCCTCCTGGAGTTTGGTCAACGCCGCACGGTAGGGCCCGGCCACCTCCTCGGGCAGCGCGGACTCGAAGACGGACAGCGCCTGCCCGAGCTTCATCGCCCCGCCCTTGAGCTCACCGAGCACCTTGAACAACTGGTCCGCGGTGCGCTGTTGCAGCTCACGGGCCACGATCTCGGCGGGCTTGCCGCCGATCCGTTTGCCCAGGCCCCAGGTGGCGCGGCCGGCGAAGCTCAGTGGCAGCGCGGCCAACTTCGCGGTACGGGTGACCGCTTTCCGGGGAAGATCAGACATGAGCCCCTCCAATTCCCAGACTGCCGTGCCGCACGCGGCGGTTACCCAGCCATTGTGTCGCGCGCCGCACCGACCCCGGGGGTGCGCTTTCTCTCAGTGTGCACACCCGCGTGGCAGGAACAGCCGTCGTGTGCCGCGATCCGCTCCGCGCGCCAGTCCAACAGCGGCAGAGCGGTCTCCCAGCGGGTCCCGGTACTGGTGGGCAGTT from the Streptomyces sp. AM 4-1-1 genome contains:
- a CDS encoding glutaredoxin domain-containing protein, with protein sequence MPGTVTMYSTTWCGYCRRLKGQMDREGIPYTEINIEHDPASAAFVEKANGGNQTVPTLRIVPSGGGPEVVMTNPSLAQVKQALGA
- a CDS encoding ATP-dependent DNA helicase UvrD2; the protein is MTAATHSTLVPQVPDSADAVLDGLDPEQRAVATALHGPVCVLAGAGTGKTRAITHRIAYGVRAGILQPTSVLAVTFTNRAAGEMRGRLRQLGAGGVQARTFHSAALRQLQYFWPKAVGGELPRLLERKVQLVAEAAARCRVRLDRNELRDVTSEIEWAKVTQTVPADYPAVVAKTRRDAPRDPAETSQIYATYEQLKRDRSVIDFEDVLLLTVAILQDRHDIAEHVRSQYQHFVVDEYQDVSPLQQRLLDLWLGERDSLCVVGDASQTIYSFTGATPDHLLNFRTRHPDATMVKLVRDYRSTPQVVHLANGLLSQARGRAAEHRLELVSQRDRGPEPGYLEYPDEPAEAEGTARRIRDLIAAGVPAGEIAVLYRVNSQSEVYEQALADAGVPYQLRGAERFFERAEVREAGVALRGAARAGGNDSLLDDAQGLPSQVRAVLSTKGWTTEPPTGSGAVRDRWESLAALVRLAEDFEQAKPGATLSDLVAELDERAAAQHAPTVQGVTLASLHSAKGLEWDAVFLVGLTEGMMPIAYAKTDEQIEEERRLLYVGVTRARFHLSLSWSLSRSPGGRGGRRPTRFLSGLRPGSAAVGARGTGGAFNAGAGGVGGGGPERTAAGIRRKRRGPVRCRVCGQTLTDAGEMKLMRCEDCPSDMDEALHERLREWRAGQAKLLGQPAYCVFTDKTLMAIAEAVPGSEGELAGIAGVGSRKLTRFGADVLTICAGEEVGGDADGV
- a CDS encoding WhiB family transcriptional regulator, whose product is MQLEAHAPSVPPSETITPPGPTEDSTLLPLTALTALDDAIENLGVPVPCRSYDPEVFFAESPADVEYAKSLCRTCPLMEACLAGAKERREPWGVWGGELFIQGVVVARKRPRGRPRKNPVAA
- a CDS encoding AarF/ABC1/UbiB kinase family protein — encoded protein: MSDLPRKAVTRTAKLAALPLSFAGRATWGLGKRIGGKPAEIVARELQQRTADQLFKVLGELKGGAMKLGQALSVFESALPEEVAGPYRAALTKLQEAAPPMPTRTVHAVLAERLGDQWRELFLEFQDKPAAAASIGQVHRAVWHDGRDVAVKVQYPGAGDALLSDLAQLSRFARVLGPLMPGMDVKPLITELRDRVSEELDYALEAQAQSEHREEFADDPDVVIPAVVHHCDQVLVTEWMDGIPLADVITDGTQPQRDRAGQLLARFLFSGPARTGLLHADPHPGNFRLLPATGTEDDTADSASAADDDGTRWRLGVLDFGTVDRLPGGLPQPIGDSLRLTLERDAGAVYGRLRAEGFVKESIDLDPEAVLDYLLPIIEPAQAEEFTFSRSWLRSQAARIADPRSPAHQLGKQLNLPPSYLLIHRVTLSTIGVLCQLGATVRLRDELEAWLPGFLPGLPGLPGLPDEGTGEGEGHEPRERGGEAGSHMAGTEAEPEPKAQSGSETESKPESALETSSGSETGSETVRKPGSEAEAGSGPQRGPAEGTASEGKATVTQ